A window from Malassezia japonica chromosome 1, complete sequence encodes these proteins:
- the VMA13 gene encoding H(+)-transporting V1 sector ATPase subunit H (EggNog:ENOG503NY79; BUSCO:EOG09263E9V; COG:C), with translation MPEAKQEKRGERAVATSPLLPLENTWMEDTAEKLQARQTAWEGYHRAELISAEELQMLRDAEHAEREDKMEIVIEKGAEYAALYTKLLGKLSRADTIQQVVLLADDLVQAAPDHLDWFLSLDQNDAPQLYQSLFKLFDVQDAFVSLKAAQLLAVFLTTQQASRDYDAPPKDALLKLLEFIDKQLKAVANGSGDDGSEGNAAPISLAILGEILRQAPFRATVWAQASEAKDGNLSLVATLVNLVQTTSGAPGSGSSTPREAGGKPQLQYQALFALWILTFDKQAASGIDAHFGLASALASAAQAALKHKIVRLIVGIWRNMLAADDENASRLLGAKVLPLCQTLEERNYSDQELTDDLKYVSSALSKRLDEMNSYEEYISELHSKHLTFDNPVHTLEDFWKENAEKLVEHDGKELKELVALVKPEAHSDATTLAVACSDLGKFVHFYDGGRRRVVALGGKDAIMGLVDHDDSQVKHYALQTLARLVSTSWR, from the exons ATGCCGGAAGCGAAGCAGGagaagcgcggcgagcgcgcggtcgcTACGTCGCCGTTGCTGCCTCTCGAGAACACCTGGATGGAAGATACGGCGGAGAAGTTGCAGGCCCGGCAGACGGCGTGGGAGGGATaccaccgcgccgagttGATtagcgccgaggagctccaGATgctccgcgacgcggagcacgccgagcgcgaggataAGATGGAGATTGTCATCGAGAAGGGCGCAGAGTACGCTGCTCTCTACACCAAGCTCCTGGGCAAGCTCAGCCGCGCGGATACCATTCAGCAGGTCGTGCTGCTTGCCGACGACCtcgtgcaggcggcgcccgaTCACCTCGACTGGTTCCTCTCGCTGGACCAgaacgatgcgccgcagctctaCCAGTCGCTGTTCAA ACTTTTCGATGTGCAGGACGCATTCGTCTCGCtcaaggcggcgcagctcctcgccgtcTTTCTCACGACGCAGCAGGCGTCGCGCGATtacgacgcgccgccaaaGGACGCGCTCCTAAAGCTGCTCGAGTTTATCGACAAGCAGCTCAAGGCCGTTGCGAACGGCAGCGGTGACGACGGCTCCGAGGGCAACGCCGCGCCGATTTCCCTCGCGATCCTCGGCGAGAtcctgcgccaggcgcctTTCCGCGCCACGGTCTGGGCGCAGGCTTCCGAGGCGAAGGACGGCAACCTgtcgctcgtcgcgacgctTGTGAATCTGGTCCAGACCACatcgggcgcgccgggcagcggctcgtcgacgccgcgcgaagCCGGCGGCAAGCCCCAGCTGCAGTACcaggcgctctttgcgctctGGATCCTCACGTTTGATAAGCAGGCCGCGTCGGGCATCGACGCGCACTTTGGCCTTGCCTCTGCGCTtgccagcgccgcgcaggccgcgctcaaGCACAAGATCGTGCGCCTGATTGTGGGTATTTGGCGCAACAtgctcgctgccgacgacgagaacgcgtcgcgcctgctcggcgccaagGTGCTGCCGCTGTgccagacgctcgaggagcgcaacTACTCCGACCAGGAGCTGACGGACGACCTGAAGTATGTGTCGTCCGCGCTCAGCAAGCGCCTGGACGAGATGAACTCGTACGAAGAGTACATTTCCGAGCTTCACAGCAAGCACCTCACCTTTGACAACCCGGtgcacacgctcgaggacttTTGGAAAGAGAACGCAGAGaagctggtcgagcacgacggcaaggagctcaaggagctcgtcgcgctcgtcaaGCCCGAGGCACATTCGGACGcgacgacgctcgccgtcgcgtgCTCGGACCTCGGCAAGTTTGTGCACTTTTACGatggcggccggcgccgcgtcgtcgcgctcggcggcaaggATGCGATCATGGGCCTTGTCGACCACGACGACTCGCAGGTAAAGCACTATGCGCTacagacgctcgcgcgtctcgtgTCCACTAGCTGGCGATAG
- a CDS encoding uncharacterized protein (EggNog:ENOG503P021; COG:J; BUSCO:EOG09263FAK), with product MLRGVRAQAQAAAASAKRAASTDVKAGAAPLSSALLVTRAPVLQRELTSFEREYYRFNTALSHTLMQPFPRDMYFKKGSAAESRFDEYYTQLQKTWEVETETRGAHESRKNAQNDSDAELYATLPRTTDADAQKNVRSLERALDRTLYLFVSDKKDEWRLPAKALPTERTLDDTLHGTATEAVTEKLGDTMDLWLVSKLPIAVVQGAPKTYILRAHVLAGEPLAKKGVEFAWLTKEEAAERFEKGSSDAKAYWNKVQGLLDE from the coding sequence ATGCTCcgaggcgtgcgtgcgcaagcgcaggctgccgcggcgagcgcgaagcgcgcggcgagtaCCGATGTCAAGGCGGGTGCAGCACCTCTGAGCTCGGCCTTGCTGGtgacgcgcgcgcccgtgctccagcgcgagctgacGTCGTTTGAGCGCGAGTACTACCGCTTCAACACGGCCCTGTCGCACACGCTCATGCAGCCGTTCCCGCGCGACATGTACTTCAAGAAGGGATCGGCGGCAGAGTCGCGGTTTGACGAGTACTATACGCAGCTGCAAAAGACGTGGGAGGTGGAGACAgagacgcgcggcgcgcacgagTCGCGGAAAAACGCACAGAacgactcggacgcggaGCTCTACGCGACGCTTCCGCGCACGACCGACGCCGATGCACAAAAGAATGTGCGCAGCTTGGAGCGCGCACTCGACCGGACACTCTACCTGTTTGTCTCGGACAAGAAGGACGAGTGGCGCCTGCctgccaaggcgctgccgaccgAGCGCACACTCGACGACACACTGCACGGCACGGCGACCGAGGCCGTGACGGAGAAACTGGGAGATACCATGGACCTGTGGCTCGTGAGCAAGCTGCCGATTGCCGTCGTGCAGGGCGCACCCAAGACCTACATCCTCCGCGCGCACGTGCTTGCaggcgagccgctcgccaAGAAGGGCGTCGAGTTTGCGTGGCTCACCAAGGaggaggccgccgagcgctttgAAAAgggcagcagcgacgccaAGGCGTACTGGAACAAGGTCCAAGGACTGCTGGACGAGTAG